The Carassius gibelio isolate Cgi1373 ecotype wild population from Czech Republic chromosome B9, carGib1.2-hapl.c, whole genome shotgun sequence genome includes a region encoding these proteins:
- the LOC127964440 gene encoding TLR adapter interacting with SLC15A4 on the lysosome-like encodes MLLCSSFAAGTHPSPTDPAAGRQLAIGVDIPRHADAEAVLVPSSCHSICQHYSDLHIAGGQVLPLRPSTLEVQGNLIQDPEHGPFLLSGDVPFPSLLPPLVHGNRNSRCWREESGREHPSLLQCSQPFSNSQLNSYLEQKLLELYKQYLTEGPAATGLVMAYELLHTNLDQMTLQLSREQNVETARAKDMLLSCLLRVTSSYQSSEISTPLLQISIEMR; translated from the exons ATGTTGCTGTGTAGCAGCTTTGCTG CTGGAACCCATCCTTCCCCTACAGACCCTGCAGCAGGACGGCAACTTGCCATAGGTGTGGATATCCCCAGGCATGCGGACGCAGAGGCAGTTTTGGTGCCCTCAAGCTGCCACAGCATCTGCCAGCATTACAGTGATTTACACATTGCTGGTGGCCAGGTGCTGCCACTCAGGCCCAGCACATTGGAGGTACAGGGCAATCTCATTCAGGACCCCGAGCATGGGCCCTTCCTCCTTTCTGGGGATGTTCCCTTCCCCTCCCTCCTGCCTCCTCTGGTCCACGGGAACAGGAATTCAAGGTGCTGGAGGGAAGAAAGTGGGCGCGAGCATCCTTCTCTTCTGCAATGCAGCCAGCCTTTCTCTAATTCACAGCTCAACAGCTACCTGGAACAGAAGCTTTTGGAGCTGTACAAGCAGTACCTGACCGAGGGACCTGCGGCGACAGGGCTCGTCATGGCCTATGAGCTTCTGCACACCAACCTGGACCAGATGACTCTACAGCTGAGCCGTGAGCAGAACGTGGAGACAGCTCGGGCCAAAGACATGCTGCTCAGCTGTCTGCTGAGAGTCACCAGCAGTTACCAGTCCAGCGAGATCAGCACTCCTCTACTGCAGATCTCCATTGAGATGAGATGA
- the LOC127964660 gene encoding uncharacterized protein C13orf42-like, whose product MFKKINAVFRPNHLGPRSRDRFRPDEDYHSACTVKLVRSTSMLVVGESSHAPQDSTLKRSVSAVSIQTSTALYYYQSREDQVWFYSQNQNCLEYLQELVALRRQYTKSISDLKNSERKETASRKKKPAPRPPQNRAAQTSRPGPSAPPIPNEEDTLQFFDAVIASCDPEPSRKPHVDNGHADVDFIVATSTSEHDLHSNWVLRDPHRISMTESQPKNSEISHRQVAQQKGVMGSTGSRRCLQRNPIHLPKVVESAFQTLRFKPKLKKKD is encoded by the exons ATGTTTAAGAAAATCAACGCAGTTTTCCGTCCGAACCACCTTGGACCTCGCTCACGGGACCGGTTCAGGCCCGATGAGGACTACCACAGCGCGTGCACCGTCAAACTGGTCCGGAGCACGTCGATGCTTGTGGTGGGGGAGAGCAGTCACGCGCCGCAGGACTCCACGCTGAAGCGGAGCGTGAGCGCCGTGAGTATTCAGACCAGCACGGCCCTGTACTACTACCAGAGCCGAGAAGACCAAGTTTGGTTCTACTCCCAGAACCAGAACTGCTTAGAGTACTTACAGGAACTGGTCGCGCTCAGGCGGCAGTACACCAAGAGCATCAGCGACCTCAAGAACAGCGAGCGCAAAGAGACCGCGTCCCGCAAGAAGAAGCCCGCACCCCGGCCCCCGCAAAACAGAGCTGCACAG ACTTCAAGGCCTGGACCTTCTGCTCCACCTATCCCAAATGAGGAAGACACACTCCAGTTCTTTGATGCAGTCATTGCAAGCTGTGACCCAGAGCCAAGTCGAAAACCACATGTGGACAATGGACATGCAGATGTAGACTTCATAG TGGCAACCAGTACCAGTGAGCATGACCTTCACTCTAACTGGGTGCTTCGGGATCCTCATCGAATCTCCATGACGGAGTCGCAGCCCAAGAATTCAGAAATCAGTCACAGGCAGGTAGCCCAGCAGAAGGGGGTCATGGGAAGCACAGGCAGCAGGAGATGTCTGCAACGAAACCCAATCCACCTGCCAAAAGTGGTGGAGAGTGCCTTTCAGACTCTACGTTTCAAACCCAAGCTCAAGAAGAAAGACTAG
- the rnaseh2b gene encoding ribonuclease H2 subunit B, whose translation MTTKKKRSAHSDSDSWVVIAPDSALDTGRSEEGDPSFIKLKNPATGSSSLYLFGCGDVSVYEVKAFSEDFRSWFIGQIVQRDGRLLYVTPIDPLFLLLPYISSTATEGKFQPAKQMIMDEDYPGCTRLLHCKQGLDSLHHVADEKEAGGLKFHRYNQEKTLEWLKKKVQRTVKTLKQSNLSVGGGVKSSMFVRVKHEDATEEDYLRYAHGLISEYISEDLSKALLKHLQLPEISSPKETEPPSKKRKLSDKPVEAGEDYTKFNSADFARKPSKKMTAAQKSLAKVDKTGMKSLSAFFSPKVKQEKN comes from the exons ATGACTACTAAAAAGAAACGCTCTGCGCACAGCGATAGCGACAGCTGGGTTGTCATTGCTCCAG ATTCAGCACTGGACACAGGCAGGTCTGAAGAGGGTGATCCGTCCTTCATCAAGCTAAAGAATCCTGCTACTG GCAGTTCTTCACTGTACCTGTTTGGCTGTGGtgatgtcagtgtttatgaagtAAAAGCCTTTTCTGAAGACTTTCGGTCTTGGTTCATTGGACAGATCGTGCAAAGAG ATGGTAGATTGCTGTATGTGACTCCCATTGATCCTTTATTTCTGCTGTTGCCGTACATTAGCAGTACTGCCACCGAG GGAAAGTTCCAGCCGGCGAAGCAGATGATTATGGATGAGGATTACCCTGGATGCACAAGACTTCTGCATTGCAAACAAGGACTGGATTCCCTTCATCATGTGGCTGATGAGAAAG AGGCAGGTGGTTTAAAGTTTCACAGATATAACCAGGAGAAGACCTTGGAGTGGCTCAAGAAAAag GTCCAGCGCACAGTAAAAACACTCAAACAGAGCAACCTATCTGTGGGTGGAGGAGTGAAATCCAGCATGTTCGTCAGAGTGAAACATGAAGATGCTACTGAAg AGGACTACTTACGTTATGCACATGGTCTCATATCAGAGTACATCAGTGAAGACCTGAGCAAAGCTCTCCTCAAGCATCTGCA GTTGCCAGAGATATCCAGCCCTAAAGAGACAGAGCCGCCTTCTAAG AAACGGAAACTGTCAGATAAACCAGTAGAGGCTGGGGAAGACTACACCAAGTTCAACAGTGCTGATTTTGCACGAAAA CCCTCAAAGAAGATGACTGCAGCTCAGAAGAGTCTTGCCAAAGTAGACAAAACTGGCATGAAGAGCTTGTCAGCATTCTTCAGCCCCAAAGTCAAACAAGAGAAGAactga